In the Campylobacter sp. RM6914 genome, one interval contains:
- a CDS encoding CiaD-like domain-containing protein, with product MVNKNMKLDDIARMAIDEVSAELEKIENMTKVEEEQNLSSSKEDEAQEDIALQKVDEPKESAKEIIGSEEIFLRNLKERIEVLFEGLNEMSQKDLPQRLELTLKFLEFVLANVENRLENLSK from the coding sequence GTGGTTAATAAGAATATGAAGCTTGATGATATAGCAAGAATGGCGATAGACGAGGTTAGCGCGGAGCTTGAGAAGATAGAAAATATGACCAAGGTTGAGGAAGAGCAAAATTTATCAAGTTCTAAAGAGGATGAAGCACAAGAAGATATCGCTTTGCAAAAAGTAGATGAGCCAAAAGAGAGTGCCAAAGAGATAATAGGTAGCGAAGAGATATTTTTACGTAATCTAAAAGAGCGTATAGAAGTTCTTTTTGAAGGGTTAAACGAGATGTCACAAAAAGATCTACCCCAAAGACTAGAACTCACGCTTAAATTTCTTGAATTTGTTCTTGCAAATGTTGAAAACAGGCTTGAAAATTTATCAAAATAA